Proteins co-encoded in one Corynebacterium tuberculostearicum genomic window:
- a CDS encoding thermonuclease family protein, with protein sequence MGWVKPLVGIFAVGAVAFIALGGDDEDTVVVNRVIDGDTIDVDIDGENTRVRLLNIDTPEIGHNGEPSECLAEEAKHYLERRLPQGTELRLEYDSESTDKYGRTLAGAFLEDDFVNADIAAEGLAAAVVFGGNDKFYEEVQKAERAPKDAGEGIFAVSDECKVSSDEEMAEARSIAEAAAAAFAGIEAGDIPAYEDYINQSAAAKAGLVALTRSKDGRSTFQKTAYPDAPKEIAANKERELRGNEKQAREKINELEEQEREEEKREKERQEEERRVEEQRQEERGQAEESAPEVEVAEQPTQDSESPAYQPAEQQAAPQPAPVVDTYTGCRAYNGNYALTSVDKKGRPYAKIDCTTKQQI encoded by the coding sequence ATGGGTTGGGTCAAACCCCTCGTCGGTATATTCGCGGTTGGAGCTGTAGCTTTTATTGCCTTGGGCGGCGATGATGAAGACACGGTTGTGGTTAATCGGGTCATCGATGGCGACACCATCGACGTTGATATAGACGGTGAAAATACCCGGGTGCGACTGCTGAACATCGATACGCCGGAAATCGGCCATAACGGGGAGCCCAGCGAATGTCTCGCGGAAGAAGCGAAGCACTATTTGGAAAGGCGGCTGCCGCAGGGGACTGAACTCCGGTTGGAGTATGACTCAGAAAGTACGGATAAATACGGCCGCACCCTTGCTGGGGCATTCCTTGAGGACGACTTTGTTAACGCCGATATTGCAGCAGAAGGATTAGCCGCTGCCGTTGTATTCGGAGGAAATGACAAGTTTTACGAAGAAGTGCAAAAGGCCGAACGTGCACCTAAAGATGCCGGCGAGGGAATCTTTGCGGTTTCGGATGAATGCAAAGTTTCCAGTGACGAAGAGATGGCCGAAGCACGTAGTATCGCCGAAGCTGCAGCTGCAGCTTTTGCAGGAATTGAGGCAGGGGACATCCCAGCTTATGAGGACTACATAAATCAATCCGCTGCTGCAAAGGCGGGTTTGGTAGCCCTGACTCGCTCTAAGGACGGTCGGAGCACCTTCCAAAAGACCGCTTATCCGGATGCTCCGAAAGAGATTGCAGCCAATAAAGAACGCGAGCTTCGGGGAAATGAGAAACAGGCTCGAGAAAAGATTAATGAGCTAGAAGAACAAGAGCGAGAGGAAGAAAAGCGCGAGAAGGAGCGCCAGGAGGAAGAGCGCCGAGTAGAAGAGCAACGGCAAGAAGAGCGCGGGCAGGCCGAGGAAAGTGCACCCGAGGTGGAGGTAGCGGAGCAACCAACGCAGGATTCCGAGAGCCCGGCGTATCAGCCGGCCGAGCAACAAGCGGCTCCTCAACCGGCGCCGGTGGTTGATACATATACCGGCTGCCGCGCATATAATGGAAACTACGCACTGACGTCCGTGGATAAGAAGGGTCGGCCCTATGCGAAGATCGACTGCACTACGAAGCAGCAGATCTGA
- a CDS encoding dicarboxylate/amino acid:cation symporter yields the protein MSQQESSRSKLPGWATGFGAQVIAGLIIGLILGFIASGMDTDPDNPGWLTTLLTGVGGAYVQLLKVMIPPLIFAAVVTSVANLRKVANAASLAISTLAWFAITAFFSVLTGIIVAVVMKPGVGTSVDAATAQDPSHVGSWTAFFEQLLPQNFLGLSASLSDGEVSLSFGALQLLVISLAIGIAAVKTGKSAEPFLRFTESFLKVIQVILWWIIRLAPIGTAALIGKAVATYGWDALGSLGKFVLAMYVGLGLVFVVIYPAVLKFNKIPVMGFYKRVWPVTSLGFVTRSSMGVMPATERFSEKAMGVPSEYASFAVPLGATTKMDGCASVYPAIAAIFVAQFYGVDLDFSQYLLIIFVSVIGSAATAGTTGATVMLTLTLSTLGLPLAGVGLLLAIEPIIDMGRTALNVTGQVLCATIVAKRAGIQDRATWDAAESGVRDIMDSDSAEAIGVKA from the coding sequence ATGTCTCAACAAGAGTCTTCGCGCTCCAAGCTTCCCGGCTGGGCCACGGGATTCGGTGCGCAGGTCATCGCAGGCCTTATTATCGGCCTTATCCTGGGCTTCATTGCCTCCGGCATGGATACTGATCCAGATAACCCCGGCTGGTTAACTACCCTGCTCACCGGCGTCGGTGGCGCCTACGTGCAGCTGCTCAAGGTGATGATCCCGCCGCTGATTTTCGCGGCCGTCGTCACCTCTGTCGCCAACCTACGCAAGGTAGCCAACGCCGCTTCCCTAGCGATTTCCACGTTGGCGTGGTTCGCAATCACCGCTTTCTTCTCTGTTCTGACGGGCATCATTGTCGCCGTGGTAATGAAACCGGGCGTCGGCACAAGCGTTGACGCAGCTACCGCGCAGGATCCTTCCCATGTTGGCTCGTGGACCGCGTTCTTTGAGCAGCTGCTGCCGCAAAATTTCCTCGGCCTTTCTGCCTCGCTTTCCGACGGCGAAGTTTCCCTCAGCTTCGGTGCCCTCCAGCTCCTTGTCATCTCGCTGGCCATTGGAATCGCCGCAGTCAAGACCGGCAAGTCTGCTGAGCCTTTCTTGCGCTTTACCGAGTCCTTCCTCAAGGTCATCCAGGTTATCTTGTGGTGGATCATCCGCCTGGCGCCGATTGGCACCGCAGCGCTTATTGGCAAGGCCGTAGCTACCTACGGCTGGGACGCACTGGGCTCGCTGGGCAAATTCGTTCTAGCTATGTACGTGGGCCTCGGCTTGGTATTCGTCGTCATCTATCCGGCCGTACTGAAGTTCAACAAGATTCCGGTCATGGGCTTTTATAAGCGCGTATGGCCAGTCACTTCGTTGGGCTTTGTCACCCGTTCTTCTATGGGCGTTATGCCAGCCACTGAGCGGTTTAGCGAAAAGGCAATGGGTGTTCCGTCCGAATATGCGTCCTTTGCCGTGCCGCTGGGTGCAACCACAAAGATGGACGGCTGCGCTTCCGTCTACCCGGCCATCGCAGCCATCTTCGTTGCCCAATTCTATGGAGTTGACCTCGACTTCTCGCAGTATCTCCTCATCATCTTCGTTTCCGTTATCGGTTCTGCAGCTACCGCAGGTACGACGGGTGCAACGGTCATGCTCACACTAACCTTGTCTACGCTGGGCCTGCCACTGGCCGGTGTCGGCCTCTTGCTAGCCATCGAGCCGATTATTGATATGGGCCGCACCGCACTTAACGTCACTGGACAAGTACTGTGCGCGACCATCGTCGCCAAGCGCGCTGGAATCCAAGACAGAGCAACCTGGGATGCTGCAGAAAGCGGCGTCAGGGACATTATGGATTCTGACTCGGCCGAGGCTATTGGAGTCAAGGCTTAA
- a CDS encoding 4Fe-4S dicluster domain-containing protein, whose protein sequence is MTNLLTEDARRHGYDKYRRMAFFTDTSICIGCKACEVACKEWNRNPVEGYGVTGDSYDNTGALGANTWRHVAFVEQNNERIEHAREEGKNLISLGMPSIKDQAPEVDTTPPDTDTFRWLMSSDVCKHCTHAGCLDVCPTGALFRTEFGTVVVQDDVCNGCGTCVAGCPFGVIERRDDGGVALKYDKTATVDHVDNSHAGVNVLKKLKQLAPQGPDHTPGEEMPIKNLGVAQKCTMCYDRLKQGEQPACSKTCPTDSIQFGPYEEMLAAAKERVRVLHEQGLTEARLYGANQDDGVGGTGSIFLLLDSPEVYGLPPDPRVPTADLPQMYKTAAKAIGGMALAVAGSFLIGGRK, encoded by the coding sequence ATGACGAATCTACTAACCGAGGACGCCCGCCGGCACGGCTACGATAAGTACCGCCGCATGGCCTTTTTCACCGATACTTCCATCTGTATTGGTTGTAAGGCCTGTGAGGTGGCGTGCAAGGAGTGGAACCGCAACCCGGTTGAAGGCTACGGCGTCACTGGTGACTCCTACGACAATACGGGGGCACTTGGTGCTAATACGTGGCGGCATGTGGCCTTTGTAGAGCAAAACAATGAGCGTATCGAGCATGCTCGCGAGGAGGGAAAGAATCTCATATCCTTGGGCATGCCTTCGATAAAGGACCAGGCCCCAGAGGTTGATACCACCCCTCCGGATACCGATACATTCCGGTGGCTCATGTCCTCGGACGTGTGCAAGCACTGCACGCATGCAGGCTGCCTAGATGTGTGCCCCACGGGTGCGCTTTTCCGCACCGAGTTCGGCACCGTCGTGGTCCAGGATGATGTGTGCAATGGTTGCGGCACGTGTGTGGCAGGTTGTCCTTTCGGAGTCATTGAGCGCCGCGATGATGGTGGCGTGGCGCTGAAATACGATAAAACCGCCACCGTGGACCACGTGGATAATTCCCATGCTGGCGTCAATGTGCTTAAAAAGCTCAAGCAGCTGGCGCCTCAGGGCCCAGACCATACTCCGGGCGAGGAGATGCCGATTAAGAATCTGGGCGTCGCCCAGAAGTGCACCATGTGCTATGACCGGCTGAAGCAGGGGGAGCAGCCCGCCTGCTCCAAAACGTGCCCCACGGATTCCATTCAGTTCGGCCCGTATGAAGAGATGTTGGCTGCGGCCAAGGAACGCGTGCGGGTGTTGCATGAGCAGGGATTGACCGAAGCTCGGCTATACGGTGCGAATCAGGATGATGGCGTAGGTGGAACCGGGTCCATCTTCTTGCTTTTGGATTCTCCGGAGGTCTACGGTCTGCCGCCGGACCCGAGGGTACCGACGGCGGATTTGCCACAGATGTATAAGACTGCAGCAAAGGCTATCGGCGGCATGGCTCTAGCTGTGGCCGGTTCCTTTTTGATTGGGGGACGCAAATGA
- the selA gene encoding L-seryl-tRNA(Sec) selenium transferase, giving the protein MDELLQLPEVAAARQRLAEHTIRAIIQVTVSQARRGGVPISELPAAIAQRLEEKNSHSLRPVINATGVIIHTNLGRAPLPSAAVDALYDAASYTDVEMDLESGKRSKNRGAGATAALLAACPGAEDALVVNNGASALLLATAALAPGKEVIISRGELIEIGAGFRLPELIESTATRLKEVGATNRTHLVDYERALGDNTGAILKVHPSNFRIEGFTSAVGVDELHRLAARHGTRLIVDLGSGLLTHDPALPEEPDIHAQLRAGADIVIASGDKLLGGPQAGILLGTKDAIAAVKQHPLARAVRIDKLRLNALEAAISTPSNAVQDALHLDHEIHRVRTEAIAEAVGAHVVAHDGRVGGGGAPECPLPGFAVSLPEHYADALRRHNPSVVSRVHQGRCLVDIRCVPAHQDAAVIAAIKAVG; this is encoded by the coding sequence ATGGACGAGCTGCTCCAGCTGCCAGAAGTAGCTGCCGCGCGCCAGCGCCTTGCCGAGCACACCATCCGCGCGATTATCCAGGTCACAGTCAGCCAAGCCCGCCGTGGCGGAGTGCCCATTAGTGAGCTTCCCGCAGCTATCGCGCAGCGGCTAGAGGAGAAGAATTCGCATTCCCTGCGGCCGGTCATCAACGCCACCGGTGTCATCATCCATACCAACCTAGGGCGCGCTCCGCTTCCCAGCGCCGCAGTAGACGCCCTCTACGATGCCGCCTCCTATACCGATGTGGAAATGGACCTAGAATCCGGCAAGCGCTCCAAGAACCGGGGAGCTGGCGCTACGGCCGCGCTGCTTGCGGCTTGCCCCGGTGCAGAAGATGCGCTGGTGGTAAATAACGGTGCCAGCGCCTTGCTGCTGGCCACCGCCGCGCTTGCCCCTGGTAAGGAGGTCATCATCTCGCGCGGCGAGCTTATCGAAATCGGTGCGGGCTTTCGCCTGCCCGAGCTCATCGAATCCACCGCCACCCGCTTAAAGGAAGTCGGCGCTACCAACCGCACCCACCTGGTGGACTATGAGCGTGCGCTGGGGGACAATACGGGCGCTATCTTGAAAGTGCACCCCTCCAATTTCCGCATCGAGGGCTTTACCTCTGCGGTAGGAGTAGACGAGCTGCACCGCCTAGCTGCGCGCCATGGCACCCGGCTCATTGTAGATTTGGGCTCTGGCCTACTCACCCATGACCCAGCCCTGCCTGAGGAACCGGATATTCATGCCCAGCTGCGCGCTGGTGCCGATATCGTCATTGCCTCCGGTGACAAGCTGCTCGGCGGACCGCAAGCCGGCATCCTATTGGGCACTAAAGACGCGATTGCCGCGGTGAAACAGCACCCGCTAGCGCGCGCCGTGCGCATAGATAAGCTGCGCCTCAACGCCTTGGAGGCCGCTATTTCTACTCCTTCGAATGCGGTGCAAGACGCACTGCACTTAGACCACGAGATCCATCGCGTGCGCACGGAGGCGATTGCGGAGGCGGTCGGCGCGCACGTGGTGGCCCATGATGGCCGCGTGGGCGGTGGCGGGGCACCCGAATGCCCCCTGCCGGGTTTTGCAGTCAGCCTGCCCGAGCACTATGCGGACGCACTGCGCCGCCATAATCCATCCGTCGTAAGCCGCGTGCATCAAGGACGCTGTTTGGTGGATATTCGCTGCGTTCCCGCGCACCAAGACGCGGCAGTAATAGCCGCGATTAAGGCGGTGGGATAG
- the fdnG gene encoding formate dehydrogenase-N subunit alpha, with protein sequence MSRFSPLNWPVVRQLRSGDPFGRDVNTQSQKSKDKHGRTVEADRVVQSVCPYCAVGCSQRVYVKDDRVIQVEGDPDSPISRGRLCPKGSASEQLINSATRLTKVKYRAPHSTEWQDLDEDTAMEMIADRFLEARRNGWQDVDDEGRSLNRTMGIAGLGGATLDNEENYLIKKLFTAAGAIQLENQARIUHSATVPSLGTSFGRGGATQPLQDMANADCIVIEGSNMAECHPVGFQWVVEAKKRGARIIHVDPRYTRTSAFANRHIGIRGGTDVVLLGAVINYLLENELYFHDYVVAYTNAPMIISEDYQDTEDLDGLFSGYDPETGKYVTDSWQYVQKPEGASWNVERDESLEHPNSVFQILKRHYARYTPEAVEETCGIAQEDFFYLAESIAQNSTPERTTCFAYALGFTQHTLGAQFIRTAAILQLLTGNVGRPGSGIMALRGHASIQGSTDIPTLFHSLPGYLPMPSVDKQSWPEFVDGIRNESQKGFWQIGENYAVSLMKSYWGDAATKNNGWGYDLMPRISGAHSTYETLMAMLDEQVEGYFVFGQNPAVAQSNGGMQRRGLAALKWLVVRDFQEIETASFWKDSPEIKSGELKTEDIGTEVFLMPAATHVEKAGTFTQTQRMLQWRFQAAPPPGEAKSDLWFFYQLGKKIKERLRDSTDPRDLPLQKVTWDYVETEEGEPDSEDILKEINGYYLDGPKKGELLPAFVEMKNDGTTSGGCWIYTGVFKDGINQSARKVPGSEQNEVAPEWGWVWPANRRLLYNRASAKPDGTPWSERKKYVWWDADLGKWVGDDVPDFPVTKAPEYKAPVDAVGPEALDGTDAFIMQADGRGWLFAPSGLSDGPLPTHYEPHESPVNNVLYKQQQSPTRLIIKRPDNLSRPEPGEPGSEVFPFVFSTYRLTEMYTSGAMSRRLPYLAELQPGLFCEVDKALAEKRGLENGKWATIISPRGVIEAQVLVTDRMQMMKINGEEFHQIGLPFHYGESDSTAVAGDGANDLLGLTLEPNVFIQNSKIGACDIQPGRRPRGQARVEMLKEYQKRAHLNLDSGNDLLTVDDSFTYNPEVQKPANADEPGENGEESEEGK encoded by the coding sequence ATGTCTCGCTTTAGCCCTCTCAACTGGCCGGTTGTGCGCCAGCTGCGCAGCGGTGATCCCTTTGGTAGGGACGTCAACACGCAGTCGCAAAAGAGCAAAGATAAGCATGGACGCACGGTGGAAGCAGACCGCGTGGTGCAATCGGTGTGCCCGTATTGTGCGGTGGGCTGTTCGCAGCGTGTGTATGTCAAAGATGACCGCGTCATTCAAGTGGAGGGCGATCCGGATTCGCCTATTTCTCGCGGGCGCCTGTGCCCAAAGGGCTCAGCATCGGAACAGCTGATTAACTCCGCTACGCGTCTGACCAAGGTTAAGTACCGTGCCCCGCACTCAACGGAGTGGCAGGATCTTGATGAAGATACCGCGATGGAGATGATCGCGGATCGTTTCTTGGAGGCCCGCCGCAATGGCTGGCAGGACGTGGACGATGAGGGACGCAGCCTTAATCGCACGATGGGTATCGCCGGTTTGGGCGGTGCGACCTTGGATAATGAGGAAAATTACCTCATTAAGAAGTTATTTACCGCCGCCGGCGCGATACAGCTTGAGAATCAGGCACGCATATGACACTCCGCTACTGTTCCTAGTCTAGGAACTTCGTTTGGCCGCGGCGGCGCAACCCAACCGCTGCAGGATATGGCGAATGCGGACTGCATCGTCATTGAGGGTTCTAACATGGCCGAGTGTCACCCAGTGGGATTCCAGTGGGTGGTTGAGGCCAAGAAGCGTGGTGCACGCATCATTCACGTGGATCCGCGGTACACGCGCACGTCTGCGTTTGCGAACCGCCACATCGGCATTCGCGGCGGCACGGACGTGGTGCTTTTGGGTGCGGTTATTAATTACCTGCTGGAAAATGAGCTGTATTTCCATGATTATGTGGTGGCGTATACCAATGCTCCGATGATCATCTCGGAGGACTATCAGGACACCGAGGACTTGGATGGTTTGTTCTCTGGTTATGATCCGGAAACAGGAAAGTACGTCACGGATTCGTGGCAGTACGTGCAAAAGCCGGAGGGTGCGTCGTGGAATGTGGAACGCGATGAATCGCTGGAGCATCCGAATTCCGTCTTCCAGATTCTCAAGCGGCATTACGCGCGCTATACGCCTGAGGCAGTGGAGGAGACCTGTGGTATTGCGCAGGAGGACTTCTTCTATCTAGCCGAGTCAATAGCACAGAACTCTACGCCCGAGCGAACTACCTGCTTTGCTTATGCGTTGGGCTTTACGCAGCACACCCTGGGTGCGCAGTTCATCCGTACCGCAGCTATTTTGCAGCTGCTGACCGGCAATGTGGGCCGTCCTGGCTCAGGCATTATGGCGCTGCGCGGCCACGCTTCGATTCAGGGTTCTACTGATATTCCGACGTTGTTCCATTCACTGCCGGGCTATTTGCCTATGCCGAGTGTCGATAAGCAAAGCTGGCCAGAGTTCGTCGATGGTATCCGTAACGAGTCGCAGAAGGGCTTTTGGCAGATTGGTGAGAATTACGCAGTCTCGCTGATGAAGTCCTATTGGGGCGATGCGGCAACCAAGAACAATGGTTGGGGCTATGACCTCATGCCGCGCATCTCTGGCGCGCATTCGACCTATGAGACTCTCATGGCGATGCTGGATGAGCAGGTGGAAGGCTATTTTGTCTTTGGCCAGAATCCGGCCGTGGCGCAGTCCAATGGCGGAATGCAGCGCCGCGGTTTGGCCGCGCTGAAGTGGCTGGTAGTGCGCGATTTCCAGGAGATTGAGACCGCCTCCTTCTGGAAGGATTCGCCGGAAATCAAGAGCGGCGAACTCAAAACCGAAGATATCGGCACCGAGGTTTTCTTGATGCCAGCGGCAACCCATGTGGAAAAGGCTGGCACCTTTACCCAGACGCAGCGCATGCTGCAGTGGCGCTTCCAAGCAGCGCCGCCGCCGGGCGAGGCCAAGAGTGACCTGTGGTTCTTCTACCAGTTGGGCAAGAAGATTAAGGAGCGCCTGCGCGATTCCACCGATCCGCGTGACCTGCCTTTGCAAAAGGTTACGTGGGACTATGTGGAAACCGAGGAGGGCGAGCCGGATTCTGAGGACATCCTCAAGGAGATAAACGGCTACTACCTTGACGGTCCGAAGAAGGGCGAGCTTTTGCCCGCCTTCGTAGAGATGAAAAATGACGGCACCACCTCCGGTGGCTGCTGGATCTACACTGGTGTGTTTAAGGACGGCATTAATCAGTCCGCCCGTAAGGTGCCAGGTTCGGAGCAAAATGAGGTGGCTCCGGAGTGGGGTTGGGTCTGGCCGGCGAACCGCCGCCTGCTCTACAACCGCGCATCGGCGAAGCCGGATGGCACTCCGTGGTCCGAGCGCAAGAAGTATGTCTGGTGGGACGCTGACCTAGGAAAGTGGGTTGGCGATGACGTGCCGGACTTCCCAGTTACTAAGGCGCCGGAATATAAGGCTCCGGTCGACGCCGTGGGCCCGGAGGCCCTCGACGGCACCGATGCCTTCATCATGCAGGCGGATGGCCGTGGTTGGCTGTTTGCGCCGTCGGGGCTTTCCGACGGCCCGTTGCCCACCCACTATGAGCCGCACGAGTCCCCAGTGAACAATGTGCTGTACAAGCAGCAGCAATCGCCGACGCGTCTGATCATTAAGCGCCCAGATAACCTGTCGCGCCCAGAACCAGGCGAGCCCGGTTCGGAGGTGTTCCCGTTCGTATTCTCCACCTATCGCCTCACCGAGATGTATACCTCGGGTGCGATGTCGCGCCGCCTGCCGTATTTGGCGGAGCTGCAGCCTGGCCTATTCTGTGAGGTTGATAAGGCCTTGGCGGAAAAGCGCGGGCTGGAAAATGGTAAGTGGGCCACAATCATCTCGCCCCGCGGCGTGATTGAGGCGCAGGTCTTGGTTACCGATCGCATGCAGATGATGAAGATTAATGGCGAGGAATTCCACCAGATCGGTTTGCCGTTTCACTATGGCGAGTCCGATTCCACGGCGGTGGCCGGTGACGGCGCCAATGATCTTCTGGGATTGACGCTGGAGCCGAACGTATTCATCCAGAATTCCAAGATTGGTGCATGCGATATCCAGCCGGGGCGCCGCCCGCGTGGTCAGGCCCGAGTGGAGATGCTCAAGGAGTATCAGAAGCGCGCGCATCTGAACTTGGATTCCGGCAATGATCTACTCACCGTGGATGATTCCTTCACCTATAACCCAGAAGTGCAGAAGCCCGCGAACGCGGACGAACCCGGCGAGAACGGCGAGGAAAGCGAAGAGGGTAAGTAA
- the nrfD gene encoding NrfD/PsrC family molybdoenzyme membrane anchor subunit, giving the protein MSSFDQYRPPQPERRNRYRKFDGTKPKKNRKRPGAGAQDGSKEERMAQDFEFSSYYGRPVVKAPPWEWPIGAYLFLGGVSGGSGLLAAGAQAVGNAPLRRTTRISAFGAAAVGSVFLILDLGRPERALNMFRVFKVTSPMSMGSWILSGFASAAALPAAAEVDALTGHTLPLPKMVRTALKKSAAPAGVVVGVLGGPLAGYTAVLLSNTSNPVWNDMKKHLPYVFVSSAAAASSGMAMVTTPVEYAGPARALGMAAAASDLAATKVLEDGMEPEPREALHEGKPGALMKASEYLIAAGGVGSALAAATKSRAVSVAAGLSLLAGSACTRFGVLNAGLEAVKNPETTIGPQKRRAEKRRREQGLDHDVVSPD; this is encoded by the coding sequence ATGAGCAGCTTTGATCAATATCGCCCGCCGCAGCCGGAGCGTCGCAATCGCTACCGCAAGTTCGATGGCACAAAGCCGAAGAAGAATCGTAAGCGACCAGGCGCGGGCGCGCAGGATGGTTCAAAAGAAGAGCGGATGGCGCAGGACTTCGAGTTCTCGTCCTACTACGGCCGCCCAGTGGTCAAGGCCCCGCCGTGGGAATGGCCGATTGGTGCCTACCTTTTCTTAGGCGGTGTTAGCGGCGGCTCGGGGCTTTTGGCAGCGGGTGCGCAGGCTGTAGGGAATGCGCCGCTGCGTCGTACCACCCGCATTTCTGCCTTTGGTGCCGCGGCCGTGGGATCGGTCTTTTTGATTCTGGATTTGGGCCGCCCGGAGCGCGCTTTGAACATGTTCCGTGTCTTTAAGGTGACTTCGCCGATGTCCATGGGATCCTGGATCCTCTCTGGTTTCGCGAGCGCGGCCGCTCTTCCTGCCGCGGCAGAAGTGGACGCACTGACGGGCCATACGCTGCCGCTGCCAAAGATGGTGCGCACGGCGCTGAAAAAGTCGGCCGCCCCAGCCGGGGTGGTAGTTGGCGTGCTCGGTGGCCCGCTAGCGGGCTATACGGCAGTGCTGTTGTCGAATACCTCGAACCCGGTGTGGAATGACATGAAAAAGCACCTGCCGTACGTATTCGTGTCTTCGGCAGCGGCAGCGTCATCAGGCATGGCTATGGTGACCACCCCAGTCGAGTACGCCGGTCCGGCCCGCGCGCTGGGTATGGCGGCTGCGGCTAGCGATTTGGCGGCGACGAAGGTGCTGGAAGATGGCATGGAGCCGGAACCGCGGGAGGCGCTGCACGAGGGCAAGCCGGGCGCGCTGATGAAGGCCTCGGAATACCTCATTGCGGCCGGTGGCGTAGGTAGCGCGCTCGCGGCGGCCACGAAATCTCGCGCGGTATCGGTGGCCGCAGGCTTATCGCTTTTGGCAGGATCTGCATGCACGCGTTTTGGCGTGCTCAACGCGGGCCTAGAAGCAGTGAAGAATCCGGAGACTACCATCGGGCCGCAAAAGCGCCGTGCGGAAAAGCGCCGGCGCGAGCAAGGCCTCGACCATGATGTGGTGAGCCCAGACTAA
- the selD gene encoding selenide, water dikinase SelD, with translation MTEDIKLTSFAAGGGCACKIPAGQLESAVEGLIGKADPNVLVGLDDGDDAAAVKIQDGLAVISTADFFTPMLNDPYDWGRVAAANALSDVYAMGGTPVTAINLVGWPNEKLGLDVLREVLRGGMDIATEAGISITGGHSITAPEPLYGMAATGIVAPDKLMRNDAAKAGLPITLTKPIGVGILNNKHKATGEVSQAAVDSMTALNREAAHAAVEAGVRAATDVTGFGLLGHLYKMCRASGIAAELDFSAVPTIESAKEALAEGFIPGGSRRNLDWVRPHLDSSLSEEELVLLADAQTSGGLLLIGEVPGYPVIGYTTERTSDAYIKA, from the coding sequence ATGACCGAAGATATTAAGCTCACCTCTTTTGCCGCCGGCGGCGGCTGCGCTTGTAAGATCCCCGCTGGCCAGCTCGAATCCGCCGTCGAGGGCCTCATTGGCAAGGCCGACCCCAACGTGCTGGTTGGCTTGGACGATGGCGACGATGCCGCGGCCGTCAAGATCCAAGATGGTCTGGCGGTTATCTCCACCGCTGACTTTTTTACTCCTATGCTCAATGATCCCTACGACTGGGGACGCGTGGCCGCGGCCAATGCACTCTCTGATGTCTACGCCATGGGCGGTACCCCGGTTACCGCCATCAACCTCGTGGGCTGGCCCAATGAAAAGCTTGGCCTGGATGTCCTGCGCGAGGTCTTGCGCGGCGGCATGGACATAGCCACCGAAGCCGGCATCTCCATTACCGGTGGCCATTCCATCACCGCCCCTGAGCCGCTCTACGGTATGGCCGCCACCGGTATCGTCGCCCCCGATAAGCTCATGCGAAACGACGCCGCTAAGGCTGGTCTTCCTATCACGCTGACCAAGCCCATCGGCGTAGGCATCCTCAATAACAAGCACAAGGCCACCGGCGAGGTATCCCAGGCCGCGGTAGATTCCATGACCGCCTTGAACCGCGAGGCCGCCCACGCCGCGGTGGAGGCGGGCGTACGCGCGGCCACCGATGTCACCGGCTTCGGGCTGCTCGGCCACTTGTACAAGATGTGCCGCGCCTCCGGCATCGCCGCCGAGCTCGATTTCTCCGCCGTGCCCACCATCGAGAGCGCAAAGGAAGCACTGGCAGAGGGCTTCATCCCCGGCGGTTCCCGCCGCAACCTGGACTGGGTGCGCCCACATCTCGATTCCTCTTTGAGCGAGGAAGAGCTAGTGCTGCTTGCCGACGCCCAAACTTCCGGCGGTCTCCTCCTCATCGGCGAGGTCCCCGGCTACCCAGTTATCGGTTACACCACCGAGCGCACCAGCGACGCCTATATCAAGGCCTAA
- a CDS encoding pyroglutamyl-peptidase I encodes MKILVTAFDAFGGESINPTEQVLNHLPGRIGRAEISQLVVPTRFGESLRRVTEAAEEESADAVVCLGQAGGRERIIPERVAINVMDAEIPDNAGYQPVDVPVVDEGPAAYLSTLPVKAMVKALGDIPAQLSNTAGTFVCNQLLYGLLQHFAGTDVQVGFVHVPYLKEQNKTNKPMMELEEIAEGVKRALWAVQAS; translated from the coding sequence ATGAAAATCCTCGTGACTGCATTCGATGCTTTTGGCGGAGAGAGTATAAATCCTACGGAGCAAGTGTTGAATCACTTACCTGGGCGCATCGGGCGCGCGGAGATTTCACAACTGGTTGTTCCAACGAGGTTCGGGGAATCGCTGCGTAGGGTGACTGAGGCCGCCGAAGAAGAATCAGCGGATGCAGTCGTCTGCCTTGGTCAAGCCGGCGGACGGGAGCGCATCATCCCAGAGCGGGTCGCGATCAATGTCATGGATGCCGAAATTCCAGACAACGCGGGGTACCAACCGGTGGATGTACCGGTTGTGGATGAAGGCCCAGCGGCGTATCTTTCCACGTTGCCGGTTAAGGCAATGGTTAAGGCGTTGGGAGATATTCCGGCGCAACTGTCAAATACGGCTGGAACCTTTGTCTGCAATCAGTTGTTGTATGGTCTGCTGCAGCATTTTGCAGGAACGGATGTGCAGGTGGGATTTGTGCACGTTCCCTACCTCAAGGAGCAGAACAAGACAAATAAGCCGATGATGGAGCTGGAAGAGATCGCCGAGGGGGTCAAGCGGGCACTATGGGCGGTGCAGGCTAGTTAG